DNA sequence from the Fimbriimonadaceae bacterium genome:
TCAGAGCTTCAATTTCTTTCTCTTCGATTGCCCTGGAGGCATCGGCGATATCGATCTCTCCGGCGATAAATTTCTTGAATCCGCCGCCCGTTCCCGAAGTGCCGACCGTAATACGAACGTTTTTGTTCGTATCCATGAAGTCCTCCGCCATCCGCTCCATAATCGGATAGACCGTACTTGAACCGTCGATCATGACATCGACAGTTCCTGCGCCATCGCCACCTTTCGGACCGCAGCCGGCAAGGGCCGAAACTCCGACGATAAGGATGCTAGCCAAACCTAAGAAGTTGCTCAATTTCATCTCTATACTCCAAGGCGAGTATAGAGACGGATTGTTAAGAAACAGTTAAGACTGGGGCTCTTTTTGAAGCTAAAGAATGGTTATCACATCAACGAATACGGATCGACATCAACAACGATCTGGACATTCTTTGCCTGGACGTTTGAGAGTGCATCGGCGATGAAGTCGGGCTTGGTCGTTGGCGGTAGCTTGATGATGAGGTGCATTCGCCATCGGTTCTGAATGCGTTCGATGGGGCAATCGACCGGACCGAGAATTTCGCCCGACTTAAGGACAGCGGAGAGAGCATCCGCTGCTGCTCGTACTGCTCGGCCGACTTCTGACCGGCCTTCTCCCGAGAAGACGATGTTGACCAATCTCCGAAACGGTGGGTAGCCGACTTCACGCCGTTCCTCGCGAACAGCCTCAAAGAATCGGATGAAGTCGTGGTCCCGTGCGCACAGAATCGCGTGGTGTTCAGGGTTGAACGTTTGGATGACGACTTCCCCAGGCCGCTGCCCTCTGCCAGCTCTACCTGCAACCTGAGAGAGGAGTTGGAAGGTGCGCTCGGTTGCTCGGAAGTCAGGGATGTTTAAGGAAACGTCTGCCGCGATTACGCCGACCAAAGTGACATTGGGGAAGTTCAGACCTTTTGCCACCATTTGGGTGCCAACCAGAACCTGAGTTTCTCCCGCACCAAACGCGGCCAGAGTTTTTTCAAGAGCGCCTTTGCGCTGGGCAACATCGCGGTCGAGCCGGTCGACGCGAACTGCGGGAAAGTGTTGCTTAACAGCCTCCTCGACCTTCTCCGTCCCGACGCCAAACGGACGAATGCGGGTTCCCCGACAGTCCGCACATAGCGTAGGCGCCGCTTCGAAGTACCCACACTGATGACATCGCAATCGGTTGTCCCGTCGGCTGTAGGCCAAAGATACGCTGCACTGGGGGCAATGAAACTGGTGCCCACAATCGCGGCAGATGAGAAAAGGGGCGTAGGCTCTTCTATTGAGGAAGAGGATGGCTTGCTCGCCCCGCTTGATAGTGGCTTCCATGCGGTCCAGAAGGGTGTCGGTGAGGATCGACGGACTTCCTGCCCGGTAACCGCCTGTCAGGTCTTCGATATGAACTGCGGGGAGTTGAGCGTTCGCGGCACGCTCGGGAAGGGAAAGAAGCACAAGATCTTCGTTCTCTGCCTCCGTAAAGCTCTCGACGCTCGGGGTCGCCGAGCCAAGAACAACAGGGCAACTGTGGAGCTTGCCCAAGTGTCGTGCGAGCGTCTTTGTGTGGTAGCGCGGCGATGACTCCTGCTTATAGCTGTTCTCGTGCTCTTCGTCGAGAATGATGAGCCCAATGTTCGACAGCGGGGCAAAGATCGCGCTGCGGGCCCCCAGGACGACCGCAGACCGCCCTTGACGGACGTCCACCCAGTTGTCGAGCCGTTCGCGAGGCAGGAGTTCACTGTGCAGAACCGCCACCGATCCGCCAAACCGCTGGCGAAGCTGGGCAATCGCTTGAGCGGCGAGGGCTATTTCGGGCACGAGATAAAGCACTTGCCGTCCCTTGCGTAAGGCTTCGGCGGCGGCGCGAAGATAGACCTCGGTCTTTCCGCTTCCCGTGATTCCATAGAGAAGAAAGTTTGTGGCTGTTTGCTTCTGGACAGCTTCGGTCACGGCCTCAATGGTGATCTGTTGGTGCTTGTTTGGACTAGGTGCAGCTTGGATTGAGGAGGAGCTTGAGGACTCTCGCTCAAGGATCGCCGATTCGATGAGCGATTTGACCGTTGTCTCTGCGACTCCGCAGAGACCTTTGATGTCGGAAATGCGCAGCGCTTTCTCTTCAACCTCCTGCATGCGCATGACCACGAGAGCTTGGGCAGGCCGCTTCTTGGCGTTCTTGGAGAGGAACTCCTCGATCTTCTCGCGATCGTTCGTAAGGTGGTAGAGTGCGGCCCCGCGCGAGTCTTCGCTTTCGGGGCGGAGGGTCATCGTCTCTCGCACAATCCCTTTGGCCCGCAACGCCTTCATCGCTTTTAAGGTTGTTGGGTTTTGAGCCTTCTTGGTTTGTTCAATACTCCCACCAGCGGCTCTCAGCGCTTCGACCAACTCTTTTTGAAGGGCAGTCAACTCGTGGCTATTCTGAGATAAGGCGTCCTCGTTGAGAGTCCAGATACGCTGAACACGATCGGCCACGCCCGGAGGCATCGCTGCAGAGAGGGCAGAAGGGATCGAGCAAAGGTACTCGGCGGAGACAAAGTGCACGAGATCAACAAGCGGCTCAGGAAGGCTAAGGCCCTCGATCCGATCCTCGACACTTTTTAGTCGAGATGCAGGGAAACCAAGGTCTTCTTCATCGACCTCGCGGACCCGGATGGCGTAGCCAACCGCTGCCCGATTGCCGACTGTGACAAAGAACCCATCGCCTGGACGAGCGTCCTGCCCAACGGCATAAGTGAAGACCGCCTCGTTGCCGCCAGAGCGCACATCCAGCGCGATGTCGGCGACACGATAGGTGACTGCGGTTTTCACAACTGCGAGTTTACGACCGTTTCGACCAAATCGTCATCACAACATCGGCTCCGTTGAGTCGAAACACCTGTTGATTTGCAGGAGCGCCCCCTTTGCCCCTCGTTTTTAGCCGAACTGTATCTTTCTCAAATGAGACTGACCACGAGCCGTCGGGTGAGATGGTTGTCGCGTTTGGCCCAATAACGGAGGCGATCTCTTTGGGGACCTTGATCGGAATGGGGAACTCGTAAAAAACTCCGCGATCCCTTTCCAGAAGGTATCCGAGTCTTCCGAAAGCCTCCCAGCCGTCCTTTGTGAATTTTAAGGACCAGTTCGTATGGTCAGGGGTGGGAGAAAGCTTTGGCCTGAGTTCGTCGGGAGCTTTTCGGTAGGCTTCTATCGCAGCCTTCGCGAAGTCGATCTCCGCCCCCTTGATCGCATTGCCGATGGCGAGAGAGGCGGTTGGGTTCGTAAGGGAATAGAACCGAAGCTCGCGATATCCAAACGCGCTGATTCCGCTCTTCGTTGCCCCCTCGGAGCTGTCCTCCACACCAACGTAGTTTGGACCTACAAAGGTGATGGATGTCTTGCTGTAGCCCCGCAGCAGGTCAGCGCTGTCTTTATCGATCTCAGGAGCTTTGGGTGTTTGGCTGGCGGGTCCAACAAGAAGAAAATCTTCGATCCAGTCTTTCGTTTTCTTTCGCTCCACGAGGACTTGCTTGAGTCCGTTTCCAGTAGGTGCGAAGAGGGCGCCCGGTTGAATCGTTTCGACGAACCGCCCGTTCGCGTACGAGTAAAGATGTGTGCGATAGGAACCGTCGCTGGCCCGAAGACCAAGCGAGAAGTGATCCGACGAACTAGACTGCGCGTTGCTCTCGGATGAAATTAACAAAACCACCGCCAAAAAAATCAGGCGGCCCGACCAGTGCATGAAAAAAATTATGGCCTTTTACCTTGCCAGGGTTCCCTGTTCAAGAATATAGACCCGGAAGTTATCCTGTTTTGTTCGAGTTGGGGCGGGCTTAAGTACAAATCCAGCACGAAGTACCTGGGCTTCAAACTCGGGAGTGATCCGATTTTCACGTGTGAAGATGGTGAGAGGCTTTGGAGCGGCGAGCAGTTTTTCGAACTCTTCAGTTTGTAAAGTGGTGCGGTCCATGACCATCATCAGCGAGGGCAAGCTCGTCTCTTGCAGTCGGGGCTTGCCTGTCCCGAGAGACTTTTGGAGTCTGGGAAGTCGGAAAAGGGCGATGTTTGGATCGCTTTTGATCTCGCGGGCGAGGGCATGAGCCTCGCGCTGACCCGACTTGTCGTACCAGACCCAAAGCGCAGAATTGATAAGAAGACATAGGAAAACCGCCCCGATAGCTGGTTTGAGAAATCCATTTGGGTTCAGTTTCCGCTCTTCGATTCGCCTTACCGAGTAGATACCGATCAGGATCGCGAGGGGCACACAGGCAGGGGCGATGTAGTGGGGGAGCTTCGCTCCGCTGGCGCTGAAGAATACGAGGATGGTGAAGAACCAGATTGAACAAAAACGTCGAATTGCCGTTTCGGTGCCAATCGGGTCGGTGGCTTTGGGGAGGGCTTTGAAGAACCGGAGACTCCAGGGCAGACAGCCCAACAAGAGAATCAGTGGGTATCCCAAAAACATCGCAAAGAGATATTTTGCGGGGTCTTTTCCGTACTCCAGAGTGTGCGCTGCATCGCCTCCGGCAAATCGCTTCAAGTTCTGGTCGACCAAGAACTTCTGCACGAACATTTCGCCAGCAGAGAGGTAGGCGGGCAGGAACCAACTTGCAATGACCGTGACAAGCAGCACCGTACCCAGCAGCCACCCGCCCTTGAAGTTAGGCCGCAATTCGCGTAGTTTCCCAAACGCGATTCCCGCGATGATGACAAAGAAAATGAGCGCAACAGGCCCTTTTGCTAATACGGCAAAGCCCAGCCATGCTGCAGCCCAAGGTCGATATCTCTTGTCCCCGATCAGCGATTCGAGGAAGAACAGGAATGTGCCCGTCAGGCATAGGATGAGCCAGGGGTCGGCCATCATCATCCTTCCAAGGGCAGCCATCAGGAACATGCTGGAGAGGACGATCACCGACCAGCGAGCCGCCACATCACCCAAATGTCGCCTGACAAACCAGGCCACGAGCCCATAGCTGCCTAGAGTGGCGAGCACGCAAGAGAGCCTCGCTCCAAACTCCGGACCGAAGAGCGCCATGAACGGTGCTGAGGTCCAGTAAAGCAGGATCGGCTTTTCAAACCATGGAGAGCCGTTATAGTGGGGAATGATCCAATCCCCTCTTCGAAGCATTTCAGAAACGACAGCCCCGTAAAAGCCTTCATCAACGTCGGTAAGTCCGGTGAGCCACCAGCCGATTAAGGGCAGTGCGGCGAGAAACCAGACGATGAGCCAGGGTTTGAGACTGGGAGATTCCGTTTCTGATGGATTGCCTGGGCTCTGCATAAGATCGACTCGCTAAACTCCTCCCCCTTGAGGAGGGATGCTGTGAACGCAGTGAACAGGGTGGGGGTGATCGAAATGCCGGTTCACCCCTTCCCGGTGCGCTTCGCTTACCGCCCTCCCCCTCAAGGGGAGGGAACGAATAAAACTGCAAACTGTGCTCATCACGCGTTCGCTTCCTGCATCGCCTCAGCAAGATCGACGATCTTGATCTCCTCGTCGGTCACCTGCTTGATCGAAGCATCCAGCATGATACGGCAGAACGGACACCCGATCGCGACGGTCTTGGCCCCGGTCGCCAGCAGCTCCTCGGCGCGGCGGTTGCCCGGACGCTGCTCGGGCGGCTCCTCCATCCACATCCGGCCTCCGCCCGCTCCGCAGCAGAGCGTCTTGCGGCCCAGGTGCTCCGGCTCCAGCAGGTTCGACGAAGAGGAGGAGGGATAGACCTGATCGTTGAGCTGGGTGTTCTCTCCCAAGAGCTTGCGGGGGGCGTCCGATTCGTTGTTGACACGAGCCAGGTAGCAAGGGTCGTGGTAGACGGTGCTTCCGGCAAGCGGCTTGTAGCCCTTGAGCTTGCCTTCATCCACCAGCTTCGCCAAAAGCTGGCTGTGGTGCCACACCTCAAGCTCGACCTCGAACTGGTGATATTCGTTCTTGAGCGTGTTGAGGCAGTGCGGGCAAGCGGTGACGACCTTCCTCACGCCGTACCGCTTGAATGCCTCGACGTTCATCGCGGCGTGCTCTTGGAACAGGAACTCGTCGCCGACGCGCCGTGCCGGATCGCCCGTGCAGACCTCTTCGTTCCCGAGGCAGGCGAACTTCACGCCCGCCTTCTTCATCAGCGATGCCATCGCCTTGGTGGTGCGCACGGCGGCGGGATCGGTCGCTCCCGCACAGCCCACCCAGAACAGAACCTCGAAGTCCCCGTCTTTGGCAAGCGGGATGTCCAGGCCCTGCATCCACTCTTCGCGCGACCCTCGCGGAGCGCCCCAAGCGTGGTTGGTGCTGCCCAGCTGCCTCAGCATCGTCGCGCCCGTGCCGCTGAACTTGCCCTCAGCAACCAGGTTTCTGCGGGCATCAACGATCATATCGACGTGCCGGATCAGAACCGGGCAGGCTTCGACGCAGGCGTTGCAGGTGGTGCAGGCCCAAAGCGCCTCTTCGGTGACCGCATCGGCGACGGGGTTCTCGCTCGCCATCACACCCCGAATGCTCTGCACAACCAGCTTCGGATTGAGAACCTTGCCCACGCTGTTCGCCGGACAGACCTCCGTGCATCGCCCGCACTCCATGCAGGCATCGAGGGACATCAGGTGCCAGCGCGAATACTCCTGGGCTTTGGCGACGCCGATCTGCCCCGTCTCTTCCACCTCTTCGAGACTGATCGGCTTGAGCTCGCCCCAAGGCTGGTCGTTCGATCCGTAAGCGGTCAGTATCGCCATGACGATGTGGCGAATCCGCATCTGGGGAAGCAGGGCGAAGAAGGCGATCACCCACACCATGTGAAACCACCAGATGCCGATATATAGCCCCGGCGTCACGTCCGGCATCGCTTTTGCCATCGCATAGCCGACCGGTGAAAAGTGGTTGTAGGCGTTCTCGGCCGTGTTCGAGATGCGGGCGGCCTCCAGCAGATATCCGGTAAAGCCCACCACCCAGAGCAGAATCAGCGCCCAGCCGTCGCTCGCTTCGTGGGTGACCGCCTTCGGCCTTTTTCCATAGCGTCGGAAGATCGCCCAGGTGAGGCCGACCATAAACAGCAGCCCGAGCACGTCGAAGACAAGCTCGTAACTGACGTAGTACACTCCCTTGTGAAACTTCCAGGGCAGATAAGTGTTGATGGCGAGAAGCGTCGTGGCGAGAAAGAGGGAGAGAAACCCGTAAAAGATGAGCAGGTGCATTGGTGCGCCCGACTTGCGGCGGCTCGACCGCACCTTGCGCTGTCCGACGATGTACTTCAAAAATGCCGAAAGCCCCTGCGGCTTCCACGAGATCGGCTTTCCCGCCATCCAAACCTTGCTTCGCTTCCAAATCTGGAAGAGCATCACACCGATGGAGGCGAAAATCAGCACGTAGAACAGCCGAATCTGCCACGCGGGCATGTGCATGAACTCTTCACGGGTCGCGCTGCTGATGTCGGCAAAGTAAGGAAGCACGATCTTTTGTACCTGAATGCAAGGGACGGCTCAAACAGACTGGACGTAGCGTAGCTTTGCGCCGGTGCGAAATATCGTTCCCACATGGATCGTCTCAGCCCGATCTCTAAGCCATGCGCAGAGCTGTTGGTGGGCGCGGGCGTCAATCGCCCGATCACCGACTCCGATGGGTCCGAATCGAAGAACGGTCCAACTGCCAGGTTCACAGTACTGCTCCACGAGCTCAATGAGATCGACTCCGGCCATTTGCTCTGTATCGAAGGAACGTATCCACCCAAGGTCGAGGGATGAGATGTTGTTCACTCCAGGTTCGCCGCAACGTGCAATGTCGAAGACACGTTGGATCGCTTCACGATAGGAAGTCTCCGTTCGGTCGAATGTACTGCGCAAGCAACGGGTTTGGTCGCCTGGATAGGCAAAGCTAAAGTCTGTTTGATTCGGGAAGACTTCAAAGAAGAGACGCTTGTTTTGGCGCAGCTCCTCTTCTACCATCTCAATGGTCCAGTTCCAAAGGTTGCCTCGCGGGTCCGTCGAACTGAAAAACGGGTGACATCCCATCTCATGCCCACCGTTTGCCACGGCCTGCCAGCGGTCTGCCCGGTCAAGCATCGGCGGCGGATCGACAAAGAAAGTCCCTTTCAGCTCGTAGCGTTCAAGGGTGTCAACGGCGGTTTCAAGGTGTGAAATGTCCGGGCCGTCGTAGGTTAGGGAAACGGCGGATGTACGTCCGTCTAACCATGTCCTCGCTACAGCTTCGACATCCATGTCGCTTCCATTATAGGGCTTTGACGCGTTCAAAATGCGCACTTCTCCATGACAAATCTACTTCTCACTTCTTGGCTGGGGCTTTGACTTAAAGCACATGCGGTCATTTGGCCCTTCCAACAGCGGTTTCAACCCTACAGCGTTCGCTTCCACCAAGACAAAATCTCGTTAAGGCGGTGAATACGCAGGTCAGCGGGGCCGTTGCGTGACATCCCGTGCGATGTGTTCACCGGATACCGGACGAAACGGGTCATGATTCCCTGCTCTTGCAGGGCAGAAAAGACCTGCTCGCTCTGTTCAATATTGCACCGCAGATCGCCTTCGCTGTGGATGATCAGCATCGGCGTCTTCACCCGGTCGAAGTAGGCGATGGGTGAGTCTCGCCACAGGTCAGCGATGCTTTCGAGGTCGCCGTAAGCCTTCCCCTTCCAATAAGAGCCGGAGAAATAGGGGTAATCGGAATTGCCCGCTTTCGAGACGAGATTGGAGACACATCGATCGGTGATGGCAGACTTAAAGTCGTTTGTATGCCCGACCGCCCAGTTCACGACATAGCCCCCGTAGCTTCCGCCCATAATGCCGATTCGGCTTGAATCGATGTATTCCTGAGATTTCATCCAATCCTTGACCGCAGCGATGTCTTCCCAGTCCTTCCCGCCCCATCGTCCGGCAATCGCACGAACGTGCTCTTCGCCATAGCCCTTTCCACCCCGTGGATTGCTGTAGACCACGACGTAGTC
Encoded proteins:
- the priA gene encoding primosomal protein N', producing MKTAVTYRVADIALDVRSGGNEAVFTYAVGQDARPGDGFFVTVGNRAAVGYAIRVREVDEEDLGFPASRLKSVEDRIEGLSLPEPLVDLVHFVSAEYLCSIPSALSAAMPPGVADRVQRIWTLNEDALSQNSHELTALQKELVEALRAAGGSIEQTKKAQNPTTLKAMKALRAKGIVRETMTLRPESEDSRGAALYHLTNDREKIEEFLSKNAKKRPAQALVVMRMQEVEEKALRISDIKGLCGVAETTVKSLIESAILERESSSSSSIQAAPSPNKHQQITIEAVTEAVQKQTATNFLLYGITGSGKTEVYLRAAAEALRKGRQVLYLVPEIALAAQAIAQLRQRFGGSVAVLHSELLPRERLDNWVDVRQGRSAVVLGARSAIFAPLSNIGLIILDEEHENSYKQESSPRYHTKTLARHLGKLHSCPVVLGSATPSVESFTEAENEDLVLLSLPERAANAQLPAVHIEDLTGGYRAGSPSILTDTLLDRMEATIKRGEQAILFLNRRAYAPFLICRDCGHQFHCPQCSVSLAYSRRDNRLRCHQCGYFEAAPTLCADCRGTRIRPFGVGTEKVEEAVKQHFPAVRVDRLDRDVAQRKGALEKTLAAFGAGETQVLVGTQMVAKGLNFPNVTLVGVIAADVSLNIPDFRATERTFQLLSQVAGRAGRGQRPGEVVIQTFNPEHHAILCARDHDFIRFFEAVREERREVGYPPFRRLVNIVFSGEGRSEVGRAVRAAADALSAVLKSGEILGPVDCPIERIQNRWRMHLIIKLPPTTKPDFIADALSNVQAKNVQIVVDVDPYSLM
- a CDS encoding glycosyltransferase family 39 protein; this translates as MQSPGNPSETESPSLKPWLIVWFLAALPLIGWWLTGLTDVDEGFYGAVVSEMLRRGDWIIPHYNGSPWFEKPILLYWTSAPFMALFGPEFGARLSCVLATLGSYGLVAWFVRRHLGDVAARWSVIVLSSMFLMAALGRMMMADPWLILCLTGTFLFFLESLIGDKRYRPWAAAWLGFAVLAKGPVALIFFVIIAGIAFGKLRELRPNFKGGWLLGTVLLVTVIASWFLPAYLSAGEMFVQKFLVDQNLKRFAGGDAAHTLEYGKDPAKYLFAMFLGYPLILLLGCLPWSLRFFKALPKATDPIGTETAIRRFCSIWFFTILVFFSASGAKLPHYIAPACVPLAILIGIYSVRRIEERKLNPNGFLKPAIGAVFLCLLINSALWVWYDKSGQREAHALAREIKSDPNIALFRLPRLQKSLGTGKPRLQETSLPSLMMVMDRTTLQTEEFEKLLAAPKPLTIFTRENRITPEFEAQVLRAGFVLKPAPTRTKQDNFRVYILEQGTLAR
- a CDS encoding (Fe-S)-binding protein, producing the protein MLPYFADISSATREEFMHMPAWQIRLFYVLIFASIGVMLFQIWKRSKVWMAGKPISWKPQGLSAFLKYIVGQRKVRSSRRKSGAPMHLLIFYGFLSLFLATTLLAINTYLPWKFHKGVYYVSYELVFDVLGLLFMVGLTWAIFRRYGKRPKAVTHEASDGWALILLWVVGFTGYLLEAARISNTAENAYNHFSPVGYAMAKAMPDVTPGLYIGIWWFHMVWVIAFFALLPQMRIRHIVMAILTAYGSNDQPWGELKPISLEEVEETGQIGVAKAQEYSRWHLMSLDACMECGRCTEVCPANSVGKVLNPKLVVQSIRGVMASENPVADAVTEEALWACTTCNACVEACPVLIRHVDMIVDARRNLVAEGKFSGTGATMLRQLGSTNHAWGAPRGSREEWMQGLDIPLAKDGDFEVLFWVGCAGATDPAAVRTTKAMASLMKKAGVKFACLGNEEVCTGDPARRVGDEFLFQEHAAMNVEAFKRYGVRKVVTACPHCLNTLKNEYHQFEVELEVWHHSQLLAKLVDEGKLKGYKPLAGSTVYHDPCYLARVNNESDAPRKLLGENTQLNDQVYPSSSSSNLLEPEHLGRKTLCCGAGGGRMWMEEPPEQRPGNRRAEELLATGAKTVAIGCPFCRIMLDASIKQVTDEEIKIVDLAEAMQEANA
- a CDS encoding polysaccharide deacetylase family protein codes for the protein MDVEAVARTWLDGRTSAVSLTYDGPDISHLETAVDTLERYELKGTFFVDPPPMLDRADRWQAVANGGHEMGCHPFFSSTDPRGNLWNWTIEMVEEELRQNKRLFFEVFPNQTDFSFAYPGDQTRCLRSTFDRTETSYREAIQRVFDIARCGEPGVNNISSLDLGWIRSFDTEQMAGVDLIELVEQYCEPGSWTVLRFGPIGVGDRAIDARAHQQLCAWLRDRAETIHVGTIFRTGAKLRYVQSV